A genomic window from Exiguobacterium acetylicum DSM 20416 includes:
- a CDS encoding winged helix-turn-helix transcriptional regulator, with the protein MPHFEDRQFNCEKELTLSIIGGKWKMLILWHLGKEGTKRFGELKSLMPGITQRMLVNQLRELEDHHIIHREVYPVVPPKVEYSLTPHGHSLMPILDAMYDWGKDYAKNVLEIDFEQQKISP; encoded by the coding sequence ATGCCACATTTTGAAGACCGTCAGTTTAATTGTGAGAAGGAATTGACCCTCTCGATCATCGGGGGAAAATGGAAGATGCTCATTCTTTGGCACTTAGGCAAAGAAGGAACGAAACGCTTCGGGGAACTGAAAAGTCTGATGCCCGGGATCACGCAACGGATGCTCGTCAATCAACTACGGGAACTCGAAGACCACCATATCATTCACCGGGAAGTCTATCCGGTCGTACCACCGAAGGTCGAATACTCGTTGACACCGCATGGACATAGCTTAATGCCAATTTTAGATGCGATGTACGACTGGGGTAAGGATTATGCGAAAAACGTTCTTGAGATCGACTTCGAACAACAAAAGATATCCCCATAA
- a CDS encoding AAA family ATPase, translating into MKLTKIIFNNYRSFGPTDTVIHISDLTAFIGHNSSGKTTVLSSLQKMFGNSKVTKSDFHIPLEKTADEITRSEFYIEAYFEFFDEDNEGLDEDDYGIAQYFESFRVEQPNGDPYIVIRLDASYEKGSSPEGIIDYKYHYVVNRGENGLKPISAHDRDKIQVIYIPAVRNPSEQLKNANGTILWRILNQINWKESDKVKINNKIDELDNEVAKQSGISKVKDVISTQWKNYHNDSRYNEANIKFGSSDLENILKKLEVEFTPAHTEKAFRVDELGDGLKSLFYLTLIDSLLEIENAAIREIKNKISEEERILNIDPPALTLILVEEPENHVSPHLLGKVIKNLNNIRSRSNSQVMLTSHSPSIIKRIDPTEIRYLRIENGKTIAKEIVLPEKQDESYKYVKEAIKAYPELYFSSLVILGEGDSEEILIPKFLELYMDDLDTVATSVVPLGGRHVNHFWKLLNQLSIPHITLLDLDREREGGGWGRIKYVIKQLLENGADRDKLLNTSDDRILTEEELDDMHLLTEYEHIDEWIQFLEEYNVYFSNPIDIDFLMLEKYKDAYLEILDKNEGPLIKLDGEKKQKRIYELSEQEKKSTEYQDRIDSDVKRTLKKNGSDGYSYTQEQKELMIWYSYFFLTRGKPVTHLQALNNITEDILKANTPYVFKNLAEKVKLLLNIKE; encoded by the coding sequence ATGAAATTAACTAAAATAATTTTTAACAATTACCGCAGTTTTGGACCAACTGATACAGTAATTCATATTTCAGATTTAACGGCCTTTATAGGTCATAATAGTTCAGGTAAAACTACTGTATTGAGTTCACTTCAAAAAATGTTTGGAAACTCTAAAGTAACTAAATCAGATTTTCATATTCCTTTAGAAAAAACTGCAGACGAAATAACAAGAAGTGAATTTTATATAGAAGCTTATTTTGAATTTTTTGATGAGGATAATGAAGGATTAGATGAAGATGATTACGGAATAGCGCAGTATTTTGAAAGCTTTAGAGTAGAACAACCTAACGGTGATCCATATATTGTTATACGCTTAGATGCGAGTTATGAGAAAGGGAGCTCTCCTGAAGGAATAATAGATTATAAGTACCATTATGTTGTTAATAGAGGGGAAAATGGACTTAAACCGATTTCAGCCCATGATAGAGATAAGATACAAGTTATTTATATTCCAGCAGTTAGAAACCCCTCGGAACAATTGAAAAATGCTAATGGAACTATATTATGGAGAATTCTAAATCAAATAAATTGGAAAGAGTCTGACAAAGTAAAGATAAATAATAAAATCGATGAACTAGATAATGAGGTAGCTAAGCAATCTGGAATATCGAAAGTAAAAGATGTGATTTCTACACAATGGAAAAACTACCATAATGATTCTAGATACAATGAAGCTAATATAAAGTTTGGCAGTAGCGATTTAGAAAATATATTAAAAAAGCTAGAAGTGGAGTTTACACCTGCACATACCGAAAAAGCATTTAGAGTGGATGAATTAGGAGATGGTTTAAAGTCTTTATTTTACTTAACATTAATAGATTCACTATTAGAAATAGAAAATGCAGCAATAAGAGAAATTAAAAACAAAATTTCTGAAGAAGAACGAATATTAAATATTGATCCGCCAGCGTTGACACTTATTTTAGTTGAGGAGCCAGAAAATCATGTTAGTCCCCATTTATTAGGTAAGGTTATAAAGAATTTAAATAATATACGCAGTAGAAGTAATTCTCAAGTAATGTTAACTTCTCACAGTCCATCAATTATTAAACGTATAGATCCTACAGAAATACGCTATTTAAGAATTGAGAATGGAAAAACTATTGCTAAAGAGATTGTACTGCCTGAAAAGCAAGATGAATCATATAAATATGTAAAAGAAGCAATTAAAGCTTACCCAGAATTGTATTTTTCATCATTAGTTATATTAGGAGAAGGCGATAGTGAGGAAATATTAATACCAAAATTTCTAGAATTATATATGGATGACCTTGATACAGTTGCTACATCAGTAGTTCCTTTAGGTGGACGACATGTTAATCATTTTTGGAAGTTATTGAATCAATTGAGTATCCCTCATATTACATTATTAGATTTAGATAGAGAAAGAGAAGGCGGCGGTTGGGGAAGAATAAAGTATGTAATAAAACAACTATTGGAAAATGGAGCGGACAGAGATAAATTACTTAATACTTCGGACGATAGAATACTAACAGAAGAAGAATTAGATGATATGCATTTGTTGACTGAGTATGAACATATCGATGAATGGATACAATTTTTAGAAGAGTATAATGTATACTTTTCTAATCCGATAGATATTGATTTTTTAATGCTTGAAAAATATAAGGATGCATATTTAGAAATTCTAGATAAAAATGAAGGTCCTTTAATTAAGTTAGATGGAGAAAAGAAACAAAAAAGAATTTATGAATTAAGTGAACAAGAAAAGAAATCTACAGAATATCAAGATCGTATTGATAGTGATGTAAAAAGAACTTTAAAGAAAAATGGTAGTGATGGATATTCTTATACTCAAGAACAGAAAGAACTGATGATCTGGTATAGTTATTTCTTTTTAACTAGAGGAAAACCAGTAACACATTTACAAGCATTAAATAATATAACCGAAGATATATTAAAAGCGAATACTCCTTATGTTTTTAAAAATCTAGCTGAAAAAGTAAAATTACTCCTAAATATTAAGGAATGA
- the smpB gene encoding SsrA-binding protein SmpB: protein MPKGTDSKVLANNKRASFDYAIEDTIEAGLVLTGTEIKSVRKGKISIGDAFVRFDGGEAILWNSNIAHFEQGNRYNHEQLRPRKLLLHKKQIANLIGAVSRDGYTIVPLKVYIKNGYAKCLIGLGRGKKKFDKRDDLKKKDAKRDIDRALRDKQKY, encoded by the coding sequence ATGCCAAAGGGAACAGATTCGAAAGTCTTAGCGAACAACAAACGGGCCTCGTTCGATTATGCGATCGAGGATACGATTGAAGCCGGTCTCGTCCTGACGGGAACGGAGATCAAATCGGTCCGTAAAGGAAAAATCAGTATCGGGGACGCGTTCGTCCGGTTCGATGGGGGAGAAGCGATTCTTTGGAACTCGAACATCGCCCACTTCGAACAGGGCAACCGGTACAACCATGAGCAGCTCCGCCCACGGAAGCTGTTGCTGCACAAGAAACAGATCGCGAACTTGATCGGGGCGGTCTCGCGCGACGGTTATACGATCGTGCCGCTCAAAGTCTACATTAAGAATGGGTATGCGAAATGCTTGATTGGACTCGGACGCGGGAAGAAGAAATTCGATAAACGCGACGACCTCAAGAAGAAGGATGCGAAGCGTGATATCGACCGGGCACTACGCGATAAGCAAAAGTATTGA
- a CDS encoding AAA family ATPase, with translation MLVYYYFDGFRNFKNCDLNFSNELIVNYNKKNKSLSFMQNKNFLDNYWGRNINSITTIAGNNGVGKSTILDSIKGRFFYGFNFLPLETVLVEKKDKCYCIYYSEKLLEENSAIVINDNKYVLSDFQINPKIKSIILDINIGNENIEFQFKKVTIEDIKRNSAEVQNQTRIGNERSLVFYTNQWNYETYNRSYKSNKNREFDYTDLSIGNKIDSLINKLGDYEELFSEDMRIINGVSSENRFNTDYLYELKSEEIKNALRYLNESSLNNKVNDHLIIPEEIVIKYDFMSLRERNDLLLLNDELNIYLRFEKKVNNFFGEQIFYNYILNSKKDIGSKEMMLLIIVENLFSNLDYILFEKIKGIIKEKEKIKEYNLTRIEDIIPLIESFSAIVLEEIANLNYTERFKIERRKKLKQRVEKLFSDYTNFIRYLLTDFLVNLEHMILDTHRIKMFEVDKNSVGIDKIINIKVPRIKITKSNNKNIYNFVNKYNDLSGKNKSLHFSWRNLSSGEIQLLNLCTSLYLAIKDSKHRDVLILLDEAEISLHPMLQKKIISVLSGMLDSSELQEKNIQVVLSTHSPFILSELPFNCLILLKKDDLGNVVVQNELENIPATLGANIHDLFSHSFFLSDGLIGEYAKEKINEVANNLLKNNVNESLDRNYIEKFINQIGEPIIKAKLIELYDQRNILNKSKEMDGIIQDIESLRIQLKKLEERSE, from the coding sequence TTGTTGGTCTACTACTATTTTGATGGTTTTAGAAATTTTAAAAATTGTGATTTAAATTTTAGTAATGAATTAATTGTAAATTATAATAAAAAGAATAAGTCATTGAGTTTTATGCAAAATAAAAATTTTTTAGATAACTACTGGGGGAGAAATATAAATAGTATTACAACAATTGCTGGCAATAATGGGGTTGGAAAATCAACAATATTAGATTCTATAAAAGGTCGTTTTTTTTATGGATTTAATTTTTTACCACTCGAAACAGTTTTAGTTGAAAAAAAAGACAAATGCTATTGTATATATTACAGTGAAAAACTATTAGAAGAGAACTCAGCTATTGTTATTAATGATAATAAATACGTACTATCTGATTTCCAAATTAATCCAAAAATAAAATCAATAATACTCGATATCAATATAGGAAATGAGAATATAGAATTTCAATTTAAAAAAGTAACTATTGAAGACATTAAAAGAAATTCCGCAGAAGTACAAAATCAAACTAGAATAGGTAACGAAAGAAGCTTAGTATTTTATACAAATCAGTGGAACTATGAAACCTACAATAGAAGCTATAAAAGTAATAAAAACAGAGAATTCGATTATACAGATTTATCTATCGGTAATAAAATAGATTCATTAATAAATAAACTTGGAGATTACGAAGAGCTTTTTTCGGAAGACATGAGAATCATTAATGGAGTTTCTAGCGAGAATCGATTTAATACAGATTATTTGTATGAATTAAAATCAGAAGAAATTAAAAACGCACTAAGGTATTTGAACGAAAGTTCTTTAAATAACAAAGTAAATGATCATTTAATAATTCCAGAAGAAATAGTCATTAAATATGATTTTATGAGTTTAAGAGAAAGAAATGATTTATTATTACTAAATGATGAACTAAATATATATTTACGTTTTGAGAAAAAAGTAAATAACTTTTTTGGAGAACAAATTTTTTATAACTATATTTTGAATTCAAAAAAAGACATCGGATCAAAAGAAATGATGTTATTAATAATAGTAGAAAATTTATTTTCAAATTTAGATTATATATTGTTTGAAAAAATAAAGGGAATTATCAAAGAAAAAGAAAAAATAAAAGAATATAATCTAACGAGAATAGAAGATATTATACCCTTAATAGAATCATTTTCTGCGATAGTTTTAGAAGAAATCGCTAATTTAAATTATACTGAAAGATTTAAAATTGAAAGAAGAAAAAAATTAAAGCAACGTGTTGAGAAATTGTTTAGTGATTACACAAACTTCATTCGATATCTTTTAACAGATTTTTTAGTCAATCTAGAACATATGATTTTGGATACTCATAGAATTAAGATGTTCGAAGTAGATAAAAATAGTGTCGGTATTGATAAAATAATTAATATTAAAGTTCCTCGTATTAAGATAACCAAATCTAATAATAAAAACATTTATAATTTTGTAAACAAGTACAATGATTTATCTGGAAAAAATAAATCCCTTCATTTTTCATGGAGAAATTTAAGCTCAGGTGAAATTCAATTACTTAATCTATGCACAAGTTTATATTTAGCAATTAAAGATTCAAAACATAGGGATGTACTTATTTTGTTAGACGAAGCTGAAATATCATTACACCCTATGCTTCAAAAAAAAATAATAAGTGTACTTTCAGGCATGTTAGATAGTTCAGAATTACAAGAAAAAAATATTCAAGTCGTTTTAAGTACACACTCTCCATTTATTTTGTCTGAGCTTCCTTTTAACTGTTTAATTTTATTAAAAAAAGATGATTTAGGAAACGTAGTTGTACAAAATGAACTTGAAAATATACCAGCAACTTTAGGTGCTAATATTCATGACTTATTTTCGCATTCATTTTTCCTATCTGATGGTCTTATCGGTGAATACGCAAAAGAGAAGATTAATGAAGTAGCCAATAATTTATTGAAAAATAATGTAAATGAGTCTTTAGATCGAAATTATATTGAAAAATTTATTAATCAGATAGGAGAACCTATAATTAAAGCGAAACTAATTGAACTATACGATCAAAGAAATATCTTAAATAAGTCGAAAGAAATGGATGGTATAATTCAAGATATTGAGAGTTTAAGAATACAATTAAAGAAGTTAGAGGAAAGAAGTGAGTAA
- a CDS encoding GNAT family N-acetyltransferase → MIRRATLMDGKALSDLMRRIDRETKYMLYEPEERVLSTEQAEAFIEKFGQATNSDIFVVDVDEQLVGYVLVVGGGPIRIRHRANLVIGLLDAYTGRGLGAGLFEAVDAFAIEAGLVRLELTVRKDNLRAIELYHKFGFNIEGTQIASLFIDGEYVDELAMSKIYTTEES, encoded by the coding sequence ATGATACGACGCGCTACCTTGATGGACGGAAAAGCCTTATCGGACTTAATGCGACGCATTGATCGGGAAACAAAATATATGTTGTATGAGCCGGAGGAACGCGTCCTGTCAACGGAACAAGCCGAGGCGTTCATCGAGAAGTTCGGTCAGGCTACGAACTCAGACATCTTCGTAGTGGACGTCGATGAACAACTCGTCGGATACGTGCTCGTCGTCGGTGGTGGACCGATTCGGATTCGTCATCGGGCAAATCTCGTCATCGGCTTACTGGATGCTTATACCGGTCGTGGACTCGGTGCGGGTCTATTTGAGGCAGTCGATGCGTTTGCCATTGAAGCGGGACTCGTCCGACTCGAGTTGACGGTTCGCAAGGATAACCTGCGGGCAATCGAGCTCTATCATAAGTTTGGCTTCAACATTGAAGGAACGCAGATTGCGTCTCTCTTCATCGATGGAGAATACGTTGATGAACTGGCGATGTCGAAGATCTATACGACAGAAGAATCCTAA
- the hxlA gene encoding 3-hexulose-6-phosphate synthase, whose translation MKLQLAIDLVDTAGAIALVKEIGEDNLDIVEIGTPVVINEGLRAVKEMKAAFPNLTVLADLKIMDAAGYEVSQAVAHGADIVTILGAAEDMSIKGAVEEAKKSGKQILVDMIAVKDIATRAKELDALGVDYICVHTGYDLQAVGQNSFEDLATIKSVVTNAKTAVAGGIKMETLPEVIAARPDLIIVGGGITGQDDKQETASTMHRMLQEA comes from the coding sequence ATGAAATTACAACTCGCCATCGATTTAGTCGATACAGCAGGTGCGATTGCTTTAGTCAAAGAAATCGGGGAAGACAATCTAGATATCGTTGAGATCGGCACACCGGTCGTCATCAACGAGGGGCTTCGCGCCGTCAAAGAAATGAAAGCCGCGTTCCCGAACTTAACGGTCCTCGCTGACTTGAAAATCATGGATGCTGCCGGCTACGAAGTCAGCCAAGCTGTCGCACACGGTGCCGACATCGTGACGATCCTTGGTGCAGCCGAAGACATGTCGATCAAAGGGGCAGTCGAAGAAGCAAAAAAATCAGGTAAACAGATTCTCGTCGATATGATTGCTGTGAAAGATATCGCAACACGTGCAAAAGAACTTGATGCGTTAGGCGTCGACTACATCTGTGTCCACACAGGTTACGATCTCCAAGCAGTCGGTCAAAACTCGTTCGAGGATCTTGCGACAATCAAGTCAGTTGTGACAAATGCAAAAACAGCTGTTGCGGGTGGCATCAAGATGGAGACGTTACCGGAAGTCATCGCAGCACGTCCTGACCTGATCATCGTCGGTGGTGGGATCACGGGACAAGATGATAAACAAGAGACAGCGTCAACGATGCACCGGATGCTGCAAGAGGCGTAA
- a CDS encoding UvrD-helicase domain-containing protein — translation MELTSEWKSSGGLVLEPAALNALKELNNSLVVAGPGAGKTELLAQKACFLLETKSCVNPHKILAISFKKDAAVNLKERIKLRLSKKFESRFISQTFDSFAKSILDRFLYALSDEFRPDPNYQIATNQNEIIQAFSKCKVNLFNNKIKKQYIDNLTSTRVENMSGVYKDVWSKLLKGDEDIKPTLSFQMISILAIRILETNPLILKSLRKTYSHVFLDEFQDTTKVQYALIKVCFHNSLTSITAVGDNRQRIMMWAGAKVDVFDAYKRDFNSREYTLLMNHRSAPRLLEIQKIVNNYLQDEPFAPISNSKWSENEGVAETWYFKDSITEAEHIAEKIRQVVDEMKIEYRDICIIVKQNVQQFCDDIVRVLDNVNIQARNEVNFQELLKEDIVLLIINTLKAALNVKDSDAWIFIWDAKIFFEGKSSTFNPIIIDKLRKQLKLMLKDIKIRLNDLNDHQELTKLLSEIINFYDLNKIKKHYVQYSQGQYINKLQEDLSDYLYQYYLSTNNWLEAINSFEGHDSIPIMTIHKSKGLEFDVVFFVGFDDNSFWSFSSQKDEDTCTFFVGLSRSKRYLFFTFSENRFGINRTNSKISILYQMLKESGVVDEKYIGFD, via the coding sequence GTGGAACTAACTAGTGAATGGAAATCAAGTGGTGGATTAGTACTAGAACCAGCAGCTTTGAATGCCTTGAAGGAGTTAAATAACTCTTTAGTTGTTGCAGGACCAGGAGCAGGTAAAACAGAACTATTAGCTCAAAAAGCTTGTTTTTTATTAGAAACGAAAAGCTGTGTAAATCCACATAAAATTTTAGCGATAAGCTTTAAAAAGGATGCAGCAGTAAATTTAAAGGAAAGAATAAAACTTAGATTATCTAAAAAATTTGAATCGAGATTTATATCACAAACTTTTGATTCTTTTGCTAAAAGCATATTAGATAGATTCCTATATGCATTATCTGATGAATTCAGACCAGATCCAAATTATCAGATAGCTACAAATCAGAATGAAATTATTCAAGCCTTTTCAAAGTGTAAAGTAAATTTATTTAACAATAAAATAAAGAAACAGTATATTGATAATTTAACTAGCACAAGAGTAGAGAACATGTCAGGGGTTTATAAAGACGTTTGGAGTAAATTACTTAAAGGTGATGAAGATATAAAACCAACTTTAAGTTTTCAGATGATATCTATTTTAGCAATTCGTATTTTAGAAACTAATCCGTTGATTCTTAAATCATTAAGAAAGACCTATTCTCACGTGTTTTTAGATGAGTTTCAAGATACAACGAAGGTGCAGTATGCCTTAATTAAAGTTTGTTTTCATAATTCATTAACTTCAATTACTGCTGTTGGTGATAACAGACAACGAATAATGATGTGGGCTGGGGCTAAAGTAGATGTATTCGATGCGTATAAGAGAGACTTTAATTCACGAGAATATACGCTATTAATGAATCATAGATCAGCTCCAAGGTTATTAGAGATACAGAAAATAGTTAATAATTATCTTCAAGATGAACCATTTGCTCCTATTTCAAATTCTAAATGGTCTGAAAATGAAGGAGTTGCTGAAACGTGGTACTTCAAAGATTCTATTACTGAAGCAGAACATATTGCTGAAAAAATAAGGCAAGTAGTAGATGAGATGAAAATTGAATATAGAGATATTTGTATTATAGTTAAACAAAATGTTCAACAATTTTGTGATGATATAGTTAGGGTATTAGATAATGTAAATATTCAGGCTCGAAATGAAGTTAATTTCCAAGAATTGTTAAAAGAAGATATAGTTTTATTGATTATTAATACACTAAAGGCTGCTCTCAATGTTAAAGATAGTGATGCATGGATATTTATATGGGACGCAAAAATTTTCTTTGAAGGTAAATCAAGCACATTCAATCCTATTATTATTGACAAATTGAGAAAACAACTTAAATTAATGTTGAAAGATATAAAAATAAGATTAAATGACTTAAATGATCATCAGGAACTAACAAAACTATTAAGCGAAATAATAAATTTTTATGATCTAAATAAAATAAAAAAACACTATGTACAGTATTCACAAGGTCAATACATTAATAAATTACAAGAGGATTTATCAGATTATTTATATCAGTATTATTTATCAACAAATAATTGGCTAGAGGCAATTAATTCATTTGAAGGTCACGATTCAATTCCTATAATGACAATTCATAAAAGTAAGGGGTTGGAATTTGATGTGGTATTTTTTGTGGGATTTGATGATAATTCTTTTTGGAGTTTTTCTAGTCAAAAAGATGAGGATACATGTACGTTTTTTGTAGGGCTTTCTCGATCGAAAAGATACCTATTTTTTACGTTTTCTGAAAATCGATTCGGAATTAACCGTACTAATTCTAAAATTTCAATCCTATATCAGATGTTAAAAGAATCCGGTGTAGTAGACGAAAAATATATAGGATTTGATTAA